CAAAGAAATTCGATCGAGCTGGAATTGGTACAGGTAGACCTTTTCGATGGCCAGTTTTCGGTGGTCGAAAGTTCCTCCAACCGACCCATAAAAGTTGATCGTGGCTTGCATTACAGGGGCATTATCAAGGGAGATCAACATTCCATTGCCGCCGTCAGTATTTTCGAGGGAGAAGTCACCGGACTGATCAGCTCTACGGCAACCGGCAACCTTGTTCTTGCAAAGCTTAATCAAAAAAACAATCAAAGTGATTACGTTTTGTACAATGATGAGGATGTCGTCGATAGAATGGGAACTTACTGCGACACTCCTGATGACGGCCCCGGTTATACACGTGAGCAACTGGATTATAGTCCATCTGAGGACCGTGGCCCGGGAGACTGTGTGCGCATTTATTTTGAGGTAGATCATGACATTTATACTGACAAAGGAGGCACTACGGGTGCCGTGAATTACATCACGGCTATTTTCAACCAGGTGGCCACCCTTTATGCCAATGAAAATGTAAGCCTGGTGATTTCCGAAATATTTGTCTGGAATACCACCAGCCCTTATTCCGGTACCTCCAGCGGTACATTGCTCACGCAATTCCAGAATTATCGCACCAGTTTTAACGGCGATCTGGGGCAACTCATTTCCTACCAGGCCAGCGGTGGCATTGCGGTGTTATCAGGATTGTGTCACCCCTATGTGGCCGCGCGAATGAGTTTTGCCAGCGTCGGCAACTCTTTTTCAACCGTGCCCACTTATTCTTTTACCGTGATGGTCATGACCCACGAACTGGGTCACCTGCTGGGATCCCATCACACACATGCCTGCGTATGGAATGGCAACAATACGGCTATCGACGGATGCGCCGGGTACACTGAAGGCAACTGCAGCAATCCCGGTTATCCATCAGGCGGGGGTACTATTATGTCGTATTGCCATATCACCACCGCAGGCATTAATTTTAATCTTGGGTTTGGCATTCAACCTGGAAATGTAATCCGGAATATGATTGACAATGCCTCTTGTACACAACCATGCAGCAATGGCGGCGGTGGCGGTGGGGGCAACGACAACCCCACCGTATGTACAGGCAATGAACTTTTTGTAACCATCGTGCTCGACAATTACGGCTCCGAAAATACATGGGAGCTGAAAAACGGAGCAGGGACCGTAATGGCTACTGGCGGACCGTTCCCCAAGGCAAGTTCAGGGCTCATCGTCAGAGATACCGTCTGTGTTCCTGATGGTTGTTACACCTTCACCATGTTTGATAGTTATGGCGACGGCATGTGCTGTGATTATGGCCCGGGGTCTTACACGCTGAAGGATGCCGATGGAAATATGCTCGCCGAGGGTGGTGAATTTACCCTGGCTAAAATTACGGATTTCTGCGCTCCATTTCAGAGCGGTGGCGGTAATGAAGACTGCCTGGAAATCGATTTCAACACCTACCCAATCGTGACTTACGGAGGAAGCCAGGATGTCGGTTCGTATCAACTGCTGAGCAGCAACACCATACTGAAATTGGAAAATAATTCATGGAAAGCCGTTATGCTGGATTATACCGTTACTGAAAATACCATGGTGGAATTTGAATTCAGGTCAACCGCTGAAGGCGAGATCCACGGGATCGGGTTTGACAACAACGGGACTATTTCCTATAACCTGACCGTGAAGGTTCACGGCTCCCAGGCATGGGGTATTATGAATTATGATAACTATTCCGGAAACGGGGACTGGCAGTATTACGCCATCCCTGTCGGGCAGTTTTATACCGGGGAATTTGACCGTTTTTTCTTCGTAGCCGATCATGACAGCGGGCAACACAACGGCAATTCTTATTTCCGAAATGTAAAGATCCACGAAGGAGCCGGCTGCGGCAGCGGGATACTGGAAGACGGAGAAAGCGGGGTGCTTCCTGAGACTGGAAAGGTGCAACTGTTCCCTAATCCTGCCGGTGATCAGTTCCAAATAAATTTCAACAGCAAGGAGAACAGCCATTATTCGATTCAGATTTTCAATATGATGGGACAAATGGTCAAACAGGTGAACCTAGAAACTTCACCCGGGCAAAACAGCTCGACAGTCAATGTGAGTGAATTGCCACAAGGGACCTATCTTTTGAAAATGGGAGAAGGCGATGATATGACGAGTGAACGGCTCGTGATTACGCGATAATCAGTAAGATAATTAAATAGGGTTTCGTTTTGGACGGGGCATGCCACTTGGTATGCCCCTTTTGTTTTAAAATAGCTTACTTTTGCACCATCAATTTTTCAAACGAATGAAATTCACGTTACAACATAACGACCCGGCCTCTAACGCAAGAGCCGGATTAATCGAAACCGATCACGGAAAAATAGAGACCCCCATTTTCATGCCTGTCGGCACGGTGGGTTCCGTTAAAGCCGTGCATCAACACGAATTGAAAGAGGATGTAAAAGCACAGATCATCCTTGGGAATACCTACCATCTTTTCCTGCGACCGGGCACTGAAGTGCTACAGGAAGCCGGTGGTCTGCACAAATTTATCGGATGGGATCGACCCATTTTGACGGACAGCGGCGGCTACCAGGTATATTCCCTGAGCCACCGGAGAAAGATCAAGGAAGAAGGGGTCACTTTCCAGTCCCATATCGACGGATCGCGCCAGTTTTTTACGCCTGAAAATGTGATGGACATCCAGCGTCAGATCGGGGCCGACATCATCATGGCCTTTGACGAATGTCCGCCTTATCCAAGTGATTACCGGTATGCCAAAAACTCCATGGACCTGACCCATCGCTGGCTGAAAAGATGTTGTGATCGTTTCGACGAAACGGAAGGACTTTATGGCTATTCCCAAACGCTTTTTCCCATCGTACAGGGCAGTACTTATGGAGATTTGAGAAAAGAATCCGCCGAAACCATTGCTTCTTTTGAGCGGGAAGGCAATGCCATCGGAGGGCTTTCTGTTGGGGAACCCGCTGAAGATATGTACCGCATCACGGATCAGGTTTGTGCGTACCTGCCCAAAGACAAACCCCGCTACCTGATGGGTGTTGGTACACCTGTCAATCTTTTGGAATGCATTGCCCTGGGTATTGATATGTTCGACTGTGTATTACCGACCCGAAACGCCCGCCACGGGTTGCTTTACACGGCCAATGGCATCATCAACATCAAAAATGCCAAATGGAAGAATGATTTTTCTCCCATCGATGAAGAAGGCCCATGCCCCACCAGTCGTTTTTACACCAAAGCCTACCTCCGACACCTGGTGCACGGCAAAGAATACCTGGCGGCACAAATTGCCTCTATCCACAACCTGTCCTTTTTCCTGTGGCTGGTGGGTGAAGCCCGAAAACATATCATTGCCGGTGATTTTACGAGTTGGAAGAATGGTATGGTGAGTAGGTTGGATCAGCGGTTGTAGGGATTTTAATAATATTGTAAAAACGAAGTTTATAGTTAAAATAATTAATAATATTTATTGATTTTGTAAATATTATTTAGTAATTTTATAGCACAATAGAGACTTACTATGAAGCTTTTTTATGTGGAAACGGGCGACAAATTTGAAGCAGAAATTGAGCGATTGAAAACAGAGCAGGTAAAAAAGTTAAAAGGAAACAAAAATTTTGTTTTTGATTGGTCCCTTGAGTCTAATTATGATGTATACAGAATAAAACGAATCGACAAAGAGGAAACGCTCGGTTTAATTTCCTTGGCTGATATTCCTTCAGAATTAAGAATACATATTCGATTAATTGAATCTTCAAAAGAAAATAAAGGCCAATCAAAAATTATTGAAGGAATACCAGGCAGTCTCATTGGATTTGCCTGCAAAACAGCTTTTGAAAAAGGGTACGACGGTTTTGTATCCTTATTCCCTAAAACAAACCTAATTGATTACTACCATAAAAAATTTGGCTTTTCACATATGGGAACCCATATGGTGGTCTTTCTGGAAACCGCTCAATCCATCATTGAAAAATATTTGACCCATGAATAATTACGAAAAAATATATCAAGACCTTCTCAAGCAATATACCGTTGAAGAAATTGCGGAGTCCATGATGATTCCGGCAAACTTAACTGAGGATGAACAAAAAGAAGCCAATGAAGCTTTAAAGGCGTTTCGTTTCAAAGTATTAAGTGAACGCACTGAAGAACAACGGATATATTCTGACCTGCTTCGCTTTAGATATCAACTTGAAAATTACCTCCAAAATGAAACTTTCGACCCTGAAAAAAGTTTTGGCAAACAGGTTGAAGAATATGCCCGGATTTTAAAACGTACAAAAAAGAAATTATCCGAAGATTTAGACATCCATTACACAAGACTAAGTAGAATAATTAATGATCGGGAAGAGCCAAATATTGAATTAACCTATCGCCTGGAAAAACACTCCGGCATGTTGATTCCTGCCTTAACCTGGTGGAAATTAATAACTAAAAAACAAGAATATTTAATCAAACAAGATAATGAAGTAAGGAAAGAAGAAGCCTCAAAAGTTAAAGATGCCATGAAATTCAGGGCATAATATTTAGGGCATCTTTAAAATTCATCCTTCGTCGCATTTTGAGCTATTTCCCGCTGACATCTGATAGGTAGCTTAGAGTTTTGATAAAAAAATGACCTATTTGCCAACCGCTTCACCCCATGCAATGAGGAATCTGCACTCAAATAGGTCAATTTATTTTTTAAGCGTTTTCAAATCAATAAGATTATCGCGGCAAAGACTACATGTCTGGCAAAAAACCTAACTTTGCCCTGCATCGAAAACCGGGGTGGTTACGTTGTCTATTATGACCTTAAACGCCGACCCGATTTAAATGGATTTAATAGCTCTATGCTCAACCTTTTTGATAAATACATAGTTGTCAAGTTTTTTAGAACTTTCTTTTTTGTGGTCCTCATCTTTGCGATGATCGCCTCGGTGATCGATTTTAGCGAAAAAGTGGAAAAATTTATCGAAACCGACATTACCAAGAAGCAGATTTTCTTAGAGTATTATCCGAATTTTGTCATTTACATTTCCGGGCTTTTATGGCCGCTTTTTACCCTGATCAGCGTGATTTTTTTCACTTCCAGGATGGCCTTTAATTCGGAGATCATTTCTGTTTTTAATGCGGGGATCAGTTTCAGAAGGTTGCTTCGTCCTTATCTTTTCGTAGCGGTTATCCTTGCCCTGATGCAATTTGCCGGCAACCATTACTTTATTCCCAAAGGCAACAAAACAAGGCTCAATATTGAACGGCAATTCATCTGGCAAAATAATGACAAAGGCAAAACCAGTGACGTGCACATGTTTCTTTCGCCGGATACCAAGATATATGTAAACTCATACAACAAAAGAGACAGTTCGGCCCGAAATTTCATGATGGAACGATATAAAGACGGCCAGTTGGTCTATTTGCTTAAAGCCAATCCTGCCGAATGGCTGGGCGCTCCCAATCGATGGCGGCTGCGCAATTACCAGATTCGTACCTTCGATGATATGAATGAGTCTTTGATCATAGGAACGGGAAAACAAATGGATACTACTTTTAACTTAAGACCCTCGGATTTCGTGGACTTCCTCAACCAGCAATCTGAAATGACCACTCCTGAACTCACTACTTTCATCAATGACAAAAAAACGCGGGGCACCGGCGGCAGCGAAAAATATGAGATTGAACTTTACCGCCGGTCCGCCGAACCATTTACCATTCTCATCCTGACCCTGATCGGGGTATCGATTGCTGCCAGGAAAGTCAGGGGGGGCATCGGCTTCCACCTGGCCGTTGGAGTAGGAGTCGGCGCCATGTATATTTTATTGTCGCGTTTTTCAATCGTTTTTGCCACCGGACAGGTATTGCCTCCTTTGCTCGGCATATGGCTCCCCAATATCATCTTCGGAATTGTAGCGGCAATACTCCTGGCCAATGCCCAGAAATAGGAATTAACATCCATGGACTTCAAAAACAAAAAATTCTTTACCCGGAAACTCATGGAATGGTACGATCAAAGCGATCGCCCCCTTCCGTGGAAAGGCATCAAGGACCCTTACCTGATCTGGTTGTCCGAGATCATTCTTCAACAAACGCGCACGGAGCAGGGCACTCCTTATTATGAAAAATTTAAAAGGGCCTATCCTACCGTGCATGATATGGCGAAAGCCTCCGAGGATGAGATCATGAAATTGTGGCAGGGGCTCGGGTATTACTCCAGGGCAAGAAATATGCATCATACAGCAAAACACGTTTCCGTGGTGCTGGACGGGAAATTTCCGAACTCGCTTAAAGAACTTCAGGCACTAAAAGGGATTGGCCCTTACACCGCAGCCGCAATAGCTTCCTTTGCTTTTAATCTTCCTCATGCTGTGGTGGACGGCAATGTTTACAGGGTGCTGGCCCGTTTTTTTGGGATCGAGGTGGATATTGACGACCGTGAAGCCGCCAGGCTGTTTGGTGACCTGGCCCAGGAACTGGTCCTAACCGATCAGCCCGGCAAATACAACCAGGCGATCATGGATCTCGGGGCCACCGTATGTACCCCCCGGGCCTACAAATGTTCCAATTGTCTTCTCAGGGAACATTGTTTGGCCTTTGCCAGGGGCACCATCGATGCGCTCCCTGTGAAAAATAAAAAGATCAAAAAAAAGGTTCGCTATTTTCATTACTTCATTGTTGAGCATAATGCCAGGATTTTGATCCGGAAAAGGAAAGAGAAAGACATCTGGAAAAATCTGTATGACTTTCCCTTGTTTGAATCAACACATGCCATGGAGGAGGCAGAAATGTTAAAACCCGGTTTGGCCGGACATGAATTACTCAATTCCTTTCAGGGAAATGTCGCGGAATTGATTCATACCGGACAGCAACAACTGACCCATCAGAAAAT
This sequence is a window from Lewinellaceae bacterium. Protein-coding genes within it:
- the mutY gene encoding A/G-specific adenine glycosylase, producing the protein MDFKNKKFFTRKLMEWYDQSDRPLPWKGIKDPYLIWLSEIILQQTRTEQGTPYYEKFKRAYPTVHDMAKASEDEIMKLWQGLGYYSRARNMHHTAKHVSVVLDGKFPNSLKELQALKGIGPYTAAAIASFAFNLPHAVVDGNVYRVLARFFGIEVDIDDREAARLFGDLAQELVLTDQPGKYNQAIMDLGATVCTPRAYKCSNCLLREHCLAFARGTIDALPVKNKKIKKKVRYFHYFIVEHNARILIRKRKEKDIWKNLYDFPLFESTHAMEEAEMLKPGLAGHELLNSFQGNVAELIHTGQQQLTHQKIIANFWKVNKEMPREYPDDFIWVDIENLSKFAFPRIITLFLEDIFLNLG
- a CDS encoding T9SS type A sorting domain-containing protein yields the protein MRSLILFLLGMTLAWTGIAQSVYTSLKPAEMILESKNEGKTFKAASLFEPAAKQKTVNGALSKYESLTLDIEKLQRLAFEAPEQMSFIIPAGQRNSIELELVQVDLFDGQFSVVESSSNRPIKVDRGLHYRGIIKGDQHSIAAVSIFEGEVTGLISSTATGNLVLAKLNQKNNQSDYVLYNDEDVVDRMGTYCDTPDDGPGYTREQLDYSPSEDRGPGDCVRIYFEVDHDIYTDKGGTTGAVNYITAIFNQVATLYANENVSLVISEIFVWNTTSPYSGTSSGTLLTQFQNYRTSFNGDLGQLISYQASGGIAVLSGLCHPYVAARMSFASVGNSFSTVPTYSFTVMVMTHELGHLLGSHHTHACVWNGNNTAIDGCAGYTEGNCSNPGYPSGGGTIMSYCHITTAGINFNLGFGIQPGNVIRNMIDNASCTQPCSNGGGGGGGNDNPTVCTGNELFVTIVLDNYGSENTWELKNGAGTVMATGGPFPKASSGLIVRDTVCVPDGCYTFTMFDSYGDGMCCDYGPGSYTLKDADGNMLAEGGEFTLAKITDFCAPFQSGGGNEDCLEIDFNTYPIVTYGGSQDVGSYQLLSSNTILKLENNSWKAVMLDYTVTENTMVEFEFRSTAEGEIHGIGFDNNGTISYNLTVKVHGSQAWGIMNYDNYSGNGDWQYYAIPVGQFYTGEFDRFFFVADHDSGQHNGNSYFRNVKIHEGAGCGSGILEDGESGVLPETGKVQLFPNPAGDQFQINFNSKENSHYSIQIFNMMGQMVKQVNLETSPGQNSSTVNVSELPQGTYLLKMGEGDDMTSERLVITR
- a CDS encoding LptF/LptG family permease, translating into MLNLFDKYIVVKFFRTFFFVVLIFAMIASVIDFSEKVEKFIETDITKKQIFLEYYPNFVIYISGLLWPLFTLISVIFFTSRMAFNSEIISVFNAGISFRRLLRPYLFVAVILALMQFAGNHYFIPKGNKTRLNIERQFIWQNNDKGKTSDVHMFLSPDTKIYVNSYNKRDSSARNFMMERYKDGQLVYLLKANPAEWLGAPNRWRLRNYQIRTFDDMNESLIIGTGKQMDTTFNLRPSDFVDFLNQQSEMTTPELTTFINDKKTRGTGGSEKYEIELYRRSAEPFTILILTLIGVSIAARKVRGGIGFHLAVGVGVGAMYILLSRFSIVFATGQVLPPLLGIWLPNIIFGIVAAILLANAQK
- the tgt gene encoding tRNA guanosine(34) transglycosylase Tgt, encoding MKFTLQHNDPASNARAGLIETDHGKIETPIFMPVGTVGSVKAVHQHELKEDVKAQIILGNTYHLFLRPGTEVLQEAGGLHKFIGWDRPILTDSGGYQVYSLSHRRKIKEEGVTFQSHIDGSRQFFTPENVMDIQRQIGADIIMAFDECPPYPSDYRYAKNSMDLTHRWLKRCCDRFDETEGLYGYSQTLFPIVQGSTYGDLRKESAETIASFEREGNAIGGLSVGEPAEDMYRITDQVCAYLPKDKPRYLMGVGTPVNLLECIALGIDMFDCVLPTRNARHGLLYTANGIINIKNAKWKNDFSPIDEEGPCPTSRFYTKAYLRHLVHGKEYLAAQIASIHNLSFFLWLVGEARKHIIAGDFTSWKNGMVSRLDQRL